The Methylobacterium sp. PvR107 genome contains a region encoding:
- a CDS encoding DUF1491 family protein yields MRLRSDFWVSAHLRRLDVAGIPAVLRRRGAAEAGAIFVKVDRLDGSADLYGPAPQALFEAEESGDRRFAAIVTGASPLAVEERLTKEIRFDSDLWIIEIDDRQGRHFLDLAE; encoded by the coding sequence ATGCGCCTGCGCTCCGATTTCTGGGTTTCGGCCCATCTCCGTCGGCTCGACGTCGCGGGCATCCCGGCGGTGCTGCGCCGGCGCGGGGCCGCAGAGGCCGGCGCGATCTTCGTGAAGGTTGACCGCCTCGACGGCAGCGCCGACCTCTACGGACCAGCGCCGCAAGCCCTGTTCGAGGCCGAGGAGAGCGGCGACCGGCGCTTCGCCGCGATCGTCACCGGCGCGAGCCCGCTCGCCGTGGAGGAGCGCTTGACCAAGGAGATCCGGTTCGATTCCGATCTCTGGATCATCGAGATCGACGACCGCCAGGGGCGGCATTTCCTGGATCTGGCGGAGTGA
- a CDS encoding anti-sigma factor domain-containing protein, whose protein sequence is MTGPGGPDPDDPDLRAAEYVLGTLDAREREAVERAAAGDPAARARIRAWEQRFGPLAEVVPAETPPPRVRAALLRALPRSGRADAGQIALLRAQLRRWRIAAGGAGLLAAGLALFVVVGPSLTPSGGRYLAVVQGGGTVPALIVRVDLGTGLAQVRPVNAEAPADRSLELWYVGAQGPRPLGLVGAGQSEVRLPTGTAPDGVLAVSVEPPGGSPTGQPTGPVVYTGKLLAD, encoded by the coding sequence GTGACCGGACCGGGCGGACCCGACCCCGACGATCCCGACCTGCGCGCGGCGGAGTACGTGCTCGGAACGCTCGACGCCCGGGAACGCGAAGCCGTGGAGCGCGCAGCCGCCGGCGATCCGGCCGCACGGGCGCGAATCCGCGCCTGGGAACAGCGCTTCGGCCCTCTGGCCGAGGTGGTCCCCGCCGAGACGCCGCCGCCGCGGGTGCGCGCCGCGTTGTTGCGGGCGTTGCCGCGGTCGGGCCGCGCAGACGCCGGTCAGATCGCGCTACTTCGCGCTCAGCTCCGGCGCTGGCGGATCGCCGCCGGCGGAGCCGGGTTGCTGGCGGCCGGGCTCGCCCTGTTCGTCGTGGTGGGGCCGTCGCTGACGCCGTCCGGCGGCCGCTACCTCGCCGTGGTGCAGGGCGGCGGCACGGTGCCGGCGCTGATCGTGCGTGTGGACCTCGGAACCGGCCTCGCGCAGGTGAGACCCGTCAACGCCGAGGCACCCGCGGATCGCAGCCTGGAGCTCTGGTACGTCGGCGCGCAGGGGCCGAGGCCGCTCGGCCTCGTCGGGGCCGGACAGAGTGAGGTGAGGCTGCCGACGGGCACCGCGCCGGATGGGGTGCTCGCCGTCTCGGTGGAGCCGCCCGGAGGTTCGCCGACCGGCCAGCCCACCGGCCCTGTGGTCTATACCGGCAAGCTTCTCGCGGACTGA
- the dgcA gene encoding N-acetyl-D-Glu racemase DgcA encodes MARRLTLAVERFPIAGAFTISRGSRTEVAVVVATITDANGVGHGECVPYPRYGESVESVSALIEGQAEAIAAGIGREALMARMTAGAARNALDCALFDLEAKLQGRPAWAIAGLPEPRPAITAYTLSLGTPESMGEAARRAAHRPLLKVKLGGDGDPERIAAVRAGAPEARLIVDANEAWRPENLEANLEACLKAGVALIEQPLPADADALLAEIAHPVPVCADESLHDRAGLDALAGRYDAINIKLDKTGGLTEAVLLAREAKARGLAVMVGCMLGTSLGMAPAALLANDAAFVDLDGPLLLARDRNPPLRYEGSLMHPPAPELWG; translated from the coding sequence ATGGCCCGCCGCCTGACCCTCGCCGTCGAACGATTCCCGATCGCGGGGGCCTTCACGATCTCCCGCGGCAGCCGCACCGAGGTCGCCGTGGTGGTCGCGACCATTACCGACGCGAACGGGGTCGGGCACGGCGAGTGCGTGCCCTATCCGCGCTACGGCGAGAGCGTGGAGAGCGTCAGCGCCCTGATCGAGGGGCAGGCGGAGGCGATCGCGGCCGGGATAGGCCGGGAGGCGTTGATGGCGCGCATGACGGCGGGCGCCGCGCGCAACGCCCTCGACTGCGCGCTGTTCGACCTCGAAGCCAAGCTCCAGGGGCGTCCCGCCTGGGCCATCGCCGGGCTCCCTGAACCCCGGCCGGCGATCACCGCCTACACGCTGAGCCTCGGCACGCCGGAGAGCATGGGCGAGGCCGCCCGCAGGGCCGCCCACCGGCCGCTGCTCAAGGTCAAGCTCGGCGGGGACGGGGATCCCGAGCGCATCGCCGCCGTGCGGGCCGGCGCGCCGGAGGCCCGGCTGATCGTCGACGCCAACGAGGCGTGGCGGCCGGAGAACCTGGAAGCCAACCTCGAAGCCTGCCTGAAGGCGGGCGTCGCGCTGATCGAGCAGCCGCTGCCGGCCGATGCCGATGCCCTGCTTGCCGAGATCGCCCATCCGGTGCCGGTCTGCGCCGACGAGAGCCTCCATGACCGGGCCGGCCTCGACGCGCTCGCCGGGCGTTACGACGCGATCAACATCAAGCTCGACAAGACCGGCGGCCTGACCGAGGCGGTGTTGCTGGCCCGCGAGGCGAAGGCGCGGGGGCTCGCGGTCATGGTCGGCTGCATGCTGGGCACCTCGCTCGGCATGGCGCCGGCGGCTCTGCTCGCGAACGACGCGGCGTTCGTCGACCTCGACGGGCCGCTGCTGCTGGCCCGCGACCGCAATCCGCCGCTTCGCTACGAGGGCAGCCTGATGCATCCCCCCGCGCCTGAGCTGTGGGGGTAG
- a CDS encoding sensor histidine kinase: protein MIHPVESSIRPDTSDPDRLAELDAFDVLDTGPEEGFEDAVQIARLICQTSVALVSLVAAKRQWFKARVGFPSCETDLDRSVCVYALSEPDLLIIPDLSADPRTRTNPLVTGEPHIRFYAGAPLRTRSGRVLGSLCVIDHQPRPDGLTEAQQDALRRLARQVMILLRERRQLARMLASEGMARAATIRRLALIELGDQLRDLSTIDAMTAKAAEIVGRTLNASRAGYGELDSTGQFITIPDDWALPGEVRLIGRHRFADYGTFGSGLKRGDTLVVANVETDTRTAGHAKPFTAINVHAMLNVPVHERGRTVGVFFVHNPTVREWGPEEVAFARNVADRVQVGIGRLRAEEQQATLNHEISHRMKNTLAMVQAIATQTMRNAVDLDAARSALAARLVALGKAHDLLLSGTRESASIGAILRGTLAIHEDAQANRLRLDGPPVQVGARAALSLALIVHELGINAAKYGALSVAGGHVRVGWTIDTTGPEPIVRLCWIEQDGPPVMPPTSRGFGSRLIERGLAGAFGGEASLTYEPTGVVCELTAPLAAIEADE from the coding sequence ATGATCCACCCCGTCGAAAGCTCCATCAGGCCGGATACGTCCGACCCGGACCGCCTCGCCGAGCTTGATGCCTTTGACGTCCTCGACACGGGGCCCGAGGAGGGCTTCGAGGATGCGGTGCAGATTGCCCGGCTGATCTGTCAGACTTCGGTGGCCCTCGTCAGCCTGGTCGCGGCCAAGCGCCAGTGGTTCAAGGCGCGGGTCGGCTTTCCGTCTTGCGAAACCGACCTGGACAGATCGGTCTGCGTGTACGCGCTGAGCGAGCCGGACCTGCTGATCATCCCCGACCTCAGTGCAGATCCGCGCACTCGCACGAACCCGCTGGTGACGGGCGAGCCGCATATCCGCTTCTATGCCGGAGCCCCGCTGCGCACACGCAGCGGACGTGTGCTCGGGAGCCTGTGCGTCATCGACCACCAGCCCCGGCCGGACGGGTTGACGGAGGCGCAGCAGGACGCGCTGCGGCGACTGGCACGGCAGGTGATGATTCTGCTGCGCGAGCGCCGCCAGCTCGCCAGGATGCTGGCCTCGGAGGGGATGGCTCGTGCCGCCACGATCCGCCGCCTTGCGCTGATCGAGTTGGGCGATCAGTTGCGCGACCTTTCCACGATCGACGCGATGACCGCGAAGGCGGCCGAGATCGTCGGCCGGACCCTGAACGCCAGCCGCGCCGGCTATGGTGAGCTGGACAGCACCGGCCAATTCATCACCATTCCGGACGATTGGGCCTTGCCCGGCGAGGTCCGGCTGATCGGCCGTCATCGCTTCGCCGATTACGGCACGTTTGGATCCGGGCTCAAGCGCGGCGACACCCTCGTGGTCGCGAACGTCGAGACCGACACCCGCACCGCCGGCCACGCCAAGCCGTTCACGGCCATCAACGTTCACGCCATGCTCAACGTGCCGGTGCATGAGCGGGGACGCACGGTCGGCGTGTTCTTCGTGCACAATCCCACGGTGCGGGAATGGGGGCCGGAGGAGGTCGCGTTCGCCCGCAACGTGGCCGACCGGGTGCAGGTCGGCATCGGCCGCCTGCGGGCCGAGGAGCAGCAGGCGACCCTCAACCACGAAATCAGCCACCGTATGAAGAACACGCTGGCGATGGTGCAGGCCATCGCCACGCAGACCATGCGCAATGCCGTGGACCTCGATGCGGCCCGCAGCGCTCTCGCGGCGCGGCTGGTCGCTCTGGGCAAGGCCCATGACCTGCTGTTGAGCGGCACGCGCGAGAGCGCCAGCATCGGCGCCATTCTGCGGGGTACGCTGGCGATTCACGAAGACGCGCAGGCCAATCGCCTGCGGCTGGACGGGCCTCCGGTGCAGGTCGGCGCCCGTGCCGCGCTGTCGCTGGCGCTGATCGTCCACGAACTGGGGATCAATGCGGCCAAGTACGGGGCGCTGTCGGTTGCCGGAGGCCATGTCCGCGTTGGGTGGACGATCGACACGACGGGTCCGGAGCCGATCGTGCGCCTGTGCTGGATCGAGCAGGACGGTCCGCCGGTGATGCCGCCTACCAGCCGGGGGTTCGGCAGCCGCCTGATCGAGCGCGGTCTGGCCGGGGCATTCGGCGGCGAGGCGAGCCTGACCTACGAGCCCACGGGCGTGGTGTGCGAGCTGACCGCCCCGCTGGCAGCGATCGAGGCGGACGAATAG
- a CDS encoding ketopantoate reductase family protein, translated as MAKNILILGASYGSLLGTKLLMAGHNVTLVCRRKTADLINREGTEVRIKLRDEKEHRAIHSRDLPGKVDAMPPEDVDVSRYDLVGLAMQEPQYNNHTIRVLMIKIAAAKLPCLSIMNMPPLPYLKRIPGLAAMDLEDAYTNAGVWDRFEPGLVSLCSPDPQAFRPPDEEANVLHVGLPTNFKAATFDDEAHNRLLRELEADIDAVRLDGQDVPVKLKVFDSLFVPLAKWSMLLTGNYRCITPGEPQSIHDAVHGDLARSRAIYEHVDGIARKLGADPADQVPFEKYAKAAESLLKPSSAARAVANGAPYIERVDLLVKLIAHQLGEPNAEIDRTVETVDRKLDERIIEG; from the coding sequence GTGGCCAAGAACATCCTGATCCTGGGGGCCTCCTACGGCTCGCTCCTAGGGACCAAGCTCCTGATGGCCGGTCACAACGTGACCCTGGTGTGCCGCCGGAAGACCGCGGACCTGATCAACCGCGAGGGGACCGAGGTCCGCATCAAGCTGCGCGACGAGAAGGAGCACCGGGCGATCCACTCGCGCGACCTGCCCGGAAAGGTCGACGCCATGCCGCCGGAAGACGTGGACGTGTCGCGCTACGACCTCGTCGGCCTCGCCATGCAGGAGCCGCAGTACAACAACCACACGATCCGCGTCCTGATGATCAAGATCGCCGCGGCGAAGCTGCCGTGCCTGTCGATCATGAACATGCCGCCGCTGCCCTATCTGAAGCGGATCCCGGGGCTGGCCGCCATGGACCTCGAGGACGCCTACACCAATGCGGGCGTCTGGGACCGGTTCGAGCCGGGACTGGTGTCGCTGTGCTCGCCGGATCCGCAGGCCTTCCGGCCGCCCGACGAGGAGGCCAACGTCCTCCATGTCGGCCTGCCGACGAACTTCAAGGCCGCCACCTTCGACGATGAGGCCCATAACCGCCTGCTCCGGGAGCTGGAGGCCGATATCGACGCGGTGCGCCTCGACGGGCAGGACGTGCCGGTGAAGCTCAAGGTGTTCGACTCGCTGTTCGTGCCGCTGGCCAAGTGGTCGATGCTGCTGACCGGCAATTACCGCTGCATCACGCCCGGCGAGCCGCAATCGATCCACGACGCCGTGCACGGCGATCTGGCGCGCTCGCGGGCGATCTACGAGCACGTCGACGGGATTGCCCGGAAGCTTGGCGCCGATCCGGCCGATCAGGTGCCGTTCGAGAAATACGCCAAGGCCGCAGAGAGCCTGCTGAAGCCGTCCTCGGCCGCGCGGGCGGTGGCGAACGGCGCCCCCTACATCGAGCGCGTCGACCTGCTGGTGAAGCTGATCGCGCACCAGCTCGGCGAGCCGAATGCCGAGATCGACCGCACGGTCGAGACCGTCGACCGGAAGCTCGACGAGCGCATCATCGAGGGCTGA
- a CDS encoding sigma-70 family RNA polymerase sigma factor codes for MADDATLRRLLAGIGRGEADQLAELYDLTSPKLYGLILRIQRDRALAEDVLQDVYMRIWQAAGTYRPDAGPPMPWLIAIARNRAIDSVRRKVEVQGPELESGEDWVARLIDPHDEAVAFQNRDALAACLSRLDPRHRDCVVLAYCEGRSREELARRFDCPVNTIKTWLHRALATLKTCLEAVS; via the coding sequence TTGGCCGACGACGCCACGCTGCGCCGGCTGCTTGCTGGGATCGGCCGAGGTGAGGCGGACCAGCTTGCCGAACTCTACGATCTCACGAGCCCGAAACTTTACGGGCTGATCCTGCGTATCCAGCGCGACCGGGCCTTGGCCGAGGACGTGCTCCAGGACGTCTACATGCGGATCTGGCAGGCGGCGGGCACCTATAGGCCGGACGCCGGCCCGCCGATGCCCTGGCTGATCGCGATCGCACGCAACCGCGCCATCGACAGCGTGCGCCGGAAAGTCGAGGTTCAGGGGCCGGAACTGGAGAGCGGCGAGGATTGGGTGGCACGGCTGATCGACCCGCACGACGAGGCGGTCGCGTTCCAGAACCGCGATGCCCTGGCGGCTTGCCTCAGCCGGCTTGACCCGCGCCACAGGGATTGCGTGGTGCTGGCGTATTGTGAGGGTCGCTCGCGTGAGGAACTGGCCCGCCGGTTCGACTGCCCCGTCAACACCATCAAGACCTGGCTGCATCGCGCGCTGGCCACTTTGAAGACCTGCCTGGAGGCCGTGTCGTGA
- a CDS encoding peptidoglycan-binding domain-containing protein produces MSGYREIAIPGEVGRARRPGPSRTAVPGDWRAVLMGVLKATGTTCRTRPGTVLGSLVAVGAAAFVCVNALGYQAGRHPAPILPKLAQKAPPPRDAAPAAKEPVRDVARDPARPEPDRAATPAPAKSASRDAIGDLIHADETTASVTPKASPRAAAKPAASKEASKEASKTAKPEKETDPILRAQKALSKLGYPIKADGAMGPGTRAAIEKFERNAKLPVTGEASGRTLRELVTRAGHG; encoded by the coding sequence ATGTCAGGCTACCGCGAGATCGCCATCCCGGGTGAAGTCGGCCGTGCCCGCCGCCCCGGCCCCAGCCGGACCGCCGTCCCGGGCGACTGGCGCGCCGTCCTCATGGGCGTGCTGAAGGCGACGGGCACGACGTGCCGGACCAGACCCGGCACCGTGCTGGGGAGCCTCGTGGCCGTGGGCGCGGCGGCCTTCGTCTGCGTCAACGCCCTGGGCTATCAGGCCGGGCGGCATCCCGCGCCGATCCTGCCGAAGCTGGCTCAGAAGGCGCCCCCGCCGCGCGACGCGGCCCCGGCCGCGAAGGAGCCCGTCAGGGACGTCGCGCGGGATCCGGCCCGCCCCGAGCCCGACCGGGCGGCCACGCCGGCTCCGGCGAAGTCGGCAAGCCGGGACGCGATCGGCGATCTGATCCATGCGGACGAGACCACGGCCTCGGTGACCCCGAAGGCATCGCCGCGGGCCGCCGCGAAACCGGCGGCGTCCAAGGAGGCCTCGAAGGAGGCGTCGAAGACGGCCAAGCCCGAGAAGGAGACGGATCCGATCCTACGGGCCCAGAAGGCGCTGTCGAAGCTCGGCTATCCGATCAAGGCCGACGGCGCGATGGGCCCGGGCACGCGGGCGGCGATCGAGAAGTTCGAGCGCAATGCCAAGCTGCCGGTCACCGGCGAGGCCTCGGGTCGGACCCTGCGCGAGCTGGTCACCCGGGCCGGTCACGGCTAG
- a CDS encoding sensor histidine kinase: MPALPIQKVVTSLIDDRLAGLVHESVADNAAAQSRHQRFLVSRLATGAVMMVGLPPYLLWRGVPSGIEVLAIASLLLPVLAAVLLARTGSLWLAHAVSSAGLTGIVVALASVTGGVSSPASVWLVAIPLEALVSGSLRATAAAAVMAILGVLAVVGLGAWADTLPVMDISASLALPAFAITAIGHVAAQALEHMRNEGAWRDRLRDNEARDRLLLSAIDDLVTWHDRNGRVLEASVSAARLLGSEPTRLRGHGLLERVHVADRPAFLKAVSDVAATGRPATLPLRLHVEPQAGRPDGARLIHAEMRAHRIEHGSHDSAMAVVAVTRDMTEHHRHAEELERARAEAERADAIKSRFLANVTHELRTPLNAIIGFSEVLAGEGVVSLSPDQAREYAGIIGASGHHLLGVVNTLLDMSRIQSGNFDYAPESFDIAALLQGCCDLMRLKAEAAGVTLAVSAAGPVEITADPGACRQVLINLLSNAVKFTPRGGRVDLSLHRRADRLEIVVADTGAGIGADDLPKLGTPFFQAGGGDYKRQHEGTGLGLSVVQGLVGLHGGALLIESAPQAGTAVTVTLPLVCRPSAAPGPAPVRTSVRGAPPSRRVVRLPLGLFDAEPGPAAAPAGPALRRTA; this comes from the coding sequence GTGCCAGCCTTGCCCATTCAGAAAGTCGTGACGTCCTTGATCGACGACCGCCTCGCGGGTCTCGTCCACGAATCCGTGGCCGACAACGCGGCCGCCCAGTCCCGCCACCAGCGCTTCCTGGTGTCGCGCCTCGCCACCGGTGCCGTGATGATGGTCGGGCTGCCGCCCTATCTGCTCTGGCGCGGCGTGCCCTCGGGCATCGAGGTGCTGGCGATCGCGAGCCTGCTGCTGCCGGTTCTCGCCGCCGTGCTGCTCGCCCGCACGGGATCCCTGTGGCTCGCGCACGCCGTCTCCTCGGCGGGCCTGACCGGCATCGTGGTCGCCCTGGCGAGCGTCACCGGCGGGGTCTCCTCGCCCGCCTCGGTTTGGCTTGTGGCGATCCCCCTGGAGGCGCTGGTCTCCGGCTCGCTGCGCGCGACGGCCGCGGCGGCCGTGATGGCCATCCTCGGCGTGCTGGCCGTGGTGGGCCTCGGCGCCTGGGCCGACACCCTTCCGGTCATGGACATCTCGGCGAGCCTCGCCCTGCCGGCCTTCGCCATCACGGCGATCGGCCATGTCGCCGCCCAGGCCCTGGAGCACATGCGCAACGAGGGCGCGTGGCGCGACCGCCTGCGCGACAACGAGGCGCGCGACCGGCTGCTGCTCTCGGCGATCGACGACCTCGTAACCTGGCACGACCGCAACGGCCGCGTGCTGGAGGCCTCGGTCTCGGCGGCGCGGCTCCTCGGCAGCGAGCCGACGCGGCTGCGCGGCCACGGGTTGCTGGAACGGGTTCACGTGGCCGACCGGCCGGCCTTCCTCAAGGCCGTCAGCGACGTCGCCGCCACCGGGCGCCCCGCGACCTTGCCGCTGCGCCTGCATGTCGAGCCGCAGGCCGGCCGGCCGGACGGTGCGCGGCTGATCCATGCCGAGATGCGCGCCCATCGGATCGAGCACGGGTCGCACGACAGCGCCATGGCGGTTGTGGCGGTGACCCGCGACATGACCGAGCACCATCGCCACGCCGAGGAGCTGGAGCGCGCCCGCGCCGAGGCCGAACGGGCCGACGCGATCAAGAGTCGCTTCCTGGCCAACGTCACCCATGAGCTGCGCACGCCGCTCAACGCGATCATCGGCTTCTCCGAGGTCCTGGCGGGCGAAGGCGTCGTCAGCCTCAGCCCGGACCAGGCGCGCGAATATGCCGGGATCATCGGCGCGTCGGGCCATCATCTGCTCGGGGTCGTCAACACGCTCCTCGACATGAGCCGGATCCAGAGCGGCAACTTCGATTACGCGCCCGAGAGCTTCGACATCGCGGCGCTGCTCCAGGGCTGCTGCGACCTGATGCGCCTCAAGGCCGAAGCGGCCGGCGTCACGCTCGCGGTCTCGGCGGCGGGGCCCGTGGAGATCACCGCCGATCCGGGCGCGTGCCGACAGGTTCTGATCAATCTGCTCTCGAACGCCGTGAAGTTCACCCCGCGGGGCGGCCGGGTCGACCTGTCCCTGCACCGGCGCGCGGACAGGCTGGAGATCGTCGTGGCCGATACCGGCGCCGGGATCGGCGCGGACGACCTGCCCAAGCTCGGCACCCCGTTCTTCCAGGCGGGTGGCGGCGACTACAAGCGCCAGCACGAGGGGACCGGCCTCGGCCTCTCGGTCGTGCAGGGCCTTGTGGGACTGCACGGCGGGGCGCTGCTGATCGAGAGCGCCCCGCAGGCCGGCACCGCCGTGACCGTGACGCTGCCCCTCGTGTGCCGACCGTCGGCTGCGCCGGGCCCCGCCCCGGTCCGTACGTCCGTGCGGGGGGCCCCACCGTCCCGCCGCGTGGTGCGCCTGCCCCTCGGGCTGTTCGACGCGGAGCCGGGTCCCGCCGCGGCGCCCGCCGGCCCAGCCCTGCGCCGCACGGCGTGA
- a CDS encoding fasciclin domain-containing protein — protein MLTMNTGRRAAKALALTLALGLGASGAAYAKNPMVGGAPMYAQKTIVENAVNSKDHTTLVAAVKAAGLVDTLNGPGPFTVFAPTNAAFAKLPPGTVENLVQPQNKATLTKILTYHVVPGVYTAKDLMALAKKGGGQGTLTTVAGEPLAVEVQGKKVYVTDVKGNTATVTIPNVMQSNGVIHVVNAVLMP, from the coding sequence ATGCTCACCATGAACACGGGCCGCCGCGCCGCCAAGGCGCTCGCCCTTACCCTCGCGCTCGGCCTCGGGGCGAGCGGCGCAGCCTACGCCAAGAACCCAATGGTCGGCGGCGCGCCGATGTATGCCCAGAAGACCATCGTCGAGAACGCGGTCAATTCGAAGGATCACACCACCCTGGTGGCCGCCGTGAAGGCTGCCGGCTTGGTCGACACGCTGAACGGTCCGGGTCCGTTCACCGTGTTCGCACCGACCAACGCCGCCTTCGCCAAGCTGCCGCCGGGGACCGTCGAGAACCTCGTGCAGCCGCAGAACAAGGCGACGCTGACGAAGATCCTGACCTACCACGTCGTCCCGGGCGTCTACACGGCTAAGGACCTGATGGCGCTCGCCAAGAAGGGCGGCGGACAGGGGACGCTCACCACCGTTGCCGGCGAGCCGCTCGCCGTCGAGGTGCAGGGCAAGAAGGTCTACGTGACCGACGTGAAGGGCAACACCGCCACCGTGACCATCCCGAACGTGATGCAGTCGAACGGCGTCATCCACGTCGTCAACGCCGTGCTGATGCCCTGA
- a CDS encoding outer membrane protein: MNKFLAALATFAAMTATASAADLPRRAAPPPVFTPVPVFTWTGAYFGVNAGYAYTESDTIRTVGIGTLQNNVNNLLRSPAVRLPQDGFTAGGQVGYNYQFTPGSGIVVGVEADAQYMDLQRTGVQSIFRPAFNPNVLTNTYRTDLSFLGTVRGRVGYAFDRVFVYGTGGFAYGDVTQRVGFQTGAPLTYFGSRSRLDTGYAYGGGIEYALPTDSFLNFFRSSAVTLKAEYLRYDLGSHNLLVGSVGGPGVGYISRFRTEGGIARAGLNFKFGSY, from the coding sequence ATGAATAAGTTTCTGGCCGCGCTGGCCACGTTCGCCGCCATGACGGCCACCGCCTCGGCCGCCGACCTGCCGCGTCGCGCGGCCCCGCCGCCGGTCTTCACGCCCGTGCCGGTGTTCACGTGGACCGGCGCCTATTTCGGCGTCAACGCCGGCTACGCCTACACCGAGTCGGACACGATCCGGACCGTCGGCATCGGCACCCTTCAGAACAACGTGAACAACCTGCTGCGCAGCCCGGCGGTCCGCCTGCCGCAGGACGGTTTCACCGCCGGTGGCCAGGTCGGGTACAATTACCAGTTCACGCCCGGGTCCGGCATCGTTGTCGGCGTCGAGGCGGACGCCCAGTACATGGATCTCCAGCGCACCGGCGTGCAGTCGATCTTCCGCCCGGCCTTCAATCCCAACGTCCTCACCAACACCTATCGGACGGATCTGAGCTTCCTCGGGACCGTGCGCGGGCGCGTCGGCTACGCCTTCGACCGCGTCTTCGTGTACGGCACCGGCGGCTTCGCCTACGGCGACGTGACCCAGCGCGTCGGGTTCCAGACCGGGGCGCCGCTGACCTATTTCGGCAGCCGCTCGCGGTTGGACACCGGATACGCCTACGGCGGCGGGATCGAGTACGCGCTGCCGACCGACTCCTTCCTGAACTTCTTCCGCTCCAGCGCGGTGACCCTCAAGGCCGAGTACCTGCGCTACGATCTCGGAAGCCACAATCTGCTCGTCGGCTCCGTGGGCGGCCCGGGTGTCGGCTACATCTCCCGGTTCCGGACCGAAGGCGGCATCGCGCGCGCCGGCCTGAACTTCAAGTTCGGGTCGTACTAG
- the dgcN gene encoding N-acetyltransferase DgcN, producing MQIATPYLMFLGDVPDTLAAKTAYGIKDWRPEWCVGQTRLPGCAADLGIPDMTLPEALAKGCRTLVIGVVNAGGVLPDHWVKEIVAAIEAGLDVASGLHVKLGAVPAIAEAAARRGRQLHDVRHTDERFPTGKGTKRAGRRLLTVGTDCSVGKKYTVLALERGMRERGLDADFCATGQTGVFISGRGVAIDAVVADFISGAVETISPEAAPSHWDLIEGQGSLFHPSFAGVSLGLLHGAQADAFVVCHEPTRTTMRGVKHELPTIQQVIDLTVQLGSLTNPAIKPVGIAVNTQALAEGEARALLETLAAEHGLPATDPVRFGVDGLIDRIVADFPAI from the coding sequence ATGCAGATCGCCACGCCCTACCTGATGTTCCTCGGCGACGTGCCCGACACGCTGGCGGCCAAGACCGCCTATGGGATCAAGGACTGGCGCCCCGAATGGTGCGTCGGCCAGACGCGCCTGCCGGGCTGCGCCGCCGATCTCGGCATCCCCGACATGACCCTGCCCGAAGCCCTGGCGAAGGGCTGCCGGACCCTGGTGATCGGCGTCGTCAACGCCGGTGGCGTGCTGCCCGACCACTGGGTCAAGGAGATCGTCGCGGCGATCGAGGCCGGCCTCGACGTGGCGAGCGGCCTGCACGTCAAGCTCGGCGCCGTGCCCGCCATCGCGGAAGCCGCGGCGCGGCGCGGGCGCCAGCTCCACGATGTCCGTCACACCGACGAGCGCTTCCCCACCGGCAAGGGCACCAAGCGGGCGGGACGGCGCCTGCTCACCGTCGGCACCGATTGCTCGGTCGGCAAGAAGTACACCGTGCTGGCCCTGGAGCGCGGCATGCGCGAGCGGGGCCTCGACGCCGATTTCTGCGCCACCGGCCAGACAGGCGTGTTCATCTCCGGCCGGGGCGTCGCCATCGACGCCGTGGTGGCGGATTTCATCTCCGGCGCCGTCGAGACGATCTCGCCCGAGGCCGCCCCGAGCCACTGGGACCTGATCGAGGGCCAGGGCTCGCTGTTCCACCCCTCCTTCGCGGGCGTCAGCCTCGGCCTGCTGCACGGCGCCCAGGCCGACGCCTTCGTGGTCTGCCATGAGCCGACCCGCACCACGATGCGCGGCGTGAAGCACGAGCTGCCGACGATCCAGCAGGTGATCGACCTCACCGTGCAACTCGGCAGCCTCACCAACCCGGCGATCAAGCCGGTGGGCATCGCGGTCAACACCCAGGCGCTCGCCGAGGGCGAGGCCCGGGCCCTCCTCGAGACGCTGGCGGCCGAGCACGGCCTGCCCGCTACCGACCCAGTGCGGTTTGGCGTCGACGGGCTGATCGATCGGATCGTCGCCGACTTCCCGGCGATCTGA